Within Micromonospora parathelypteridis, the genomic segment ACTCGTTCGCCGCGGGCGGGCCGGTCTTGTCGCCGCGGCTCAATGCGCTCGTGTTCACCCCGGTCGCCCCGCACATGGCGTTCAACCGCAGCATGGTCACCGCCCCGGACGAACCCGTGGGCGTGCAGGTACTCCCGAAATCGGGCCAGGTCGCTGTCGTCGTCGATGGGCGCGTACACGGAATCCTCGACCCCGGCGACTGGGTCGCCGTCTACCCCGCCCGACGCCGGGCCAAGCTCATCGTCGCGGACGTCGACGACTTCTTCGGCCGACTCCGGGACCAATTCTCGCTGGCCGATGCTCCCGCCGCCCGCGCCGACGCCGGTAGCGAACCGCCCCTGCTGGTCTACCCGCCTGACCTACCGGTACCAGAGGAGCTACAACACCTGCACCTGCCGTCGAAATCCGGTCCCGCCTGAGCTTCGCGGCTCAAGCCGGCCGACCGACTCACCGCAACCGCGCCATCGCCAAAGCCACGCCGCCAAACCCCAACGGCTGCGCCGGGGCCCGCACGAGTGAGGCACAGCCCGCAGGCAGGCGGACGGTGCGGATACCTTCGTGGCTCTTTCAACGCCCCACGCTCGATGCACAACCTCGGCCGCGCGCGAGACAGGCCCCCGCGACGGAGGGTTCCGCTGCGGGGGCCCGGCAATGGCGTAGGCGTCAGTTCGGGGCGTGTACCCCATTGGCGGCATAGTCCCTGGTAGCACCGCGGACGTACAGCTGGGTCGATGACTGGTTGCCGGAGAAGTACTGCTGGATGGAGCCGGCGAACGGCGTGCTGGAGGCGTTACGGCCGTAGACGTCGGTGTAGACCGTGGTCGGGCCGGTGTTGCGCACCATGAAGGTGCCCGGCCGGTACTCCCGCAGTGTGCCCTTGAACGGCGAGCGCGGATCGTCCCAGGCGAGGTTCTGCCCGGCCTGGCGGGCCTGGTTGCAGTAGTCACCACCCGCGAGGTTCGTGTAGCAAAGGTCCACGATCCGGCCCAGGTTGTTCGGCTTGGTCGGGTCGTAGTAGCGGGACGGGTTGACCACGTAGAACAGCGGCGCGAGACGGAAGGTCAGCCCGGAACCGGTCACCTGGACGTCGGAGAACCAGAAGTCGTCCATGTCGGACACGGTAAACGGCACCGGTGTTGGCGAGAGTGGGTCGTTGTGGGTGCGGCCTTCGCGGATCGCCTGCACACATCCCGGCTCGGTGATCAGCCGGCCGAGCGAGCGGGTCTCCGACGGCGAGTCCGCGGGCACCGGGGGTGCGACGTTGATGAACTGACCGCCGAAGCCCGGGCATTCGCTGGGACTGAATCCCCCAGCCCGCCCGAGCGGGATCATCGCGTTGTACCGGGCCTCGACGACCTGGCCGTTGGTCTGGGAGCAGCGCTGGTTGAAGAGCAACTCGTGGACGTTGTTGGTGAAGGCGTCCGGGGAGTGGGTGCCCTGGTGGAACTTGAGCAGTACGTCGCAGGTCGCGATCGTGGTGCCCTGTGGCGGGAAGAAGCTGGTGCCGTTGTCGCCCTGGATCACATTGACGTTGTTGACCGTGAGGACCTTGTGCCCGACATGGTCCTCGTGCCGGTGGCTGTGCTCGGGCATGCTGTCCAGCATCACCTCGCTGGTGTAGCCGAACGCCGGCCAACCGGCGGTGGAGTACAGGTCCGAGGGCCGGGGGTCGTCACCGTGATCGTGGCCGAAGTTGCAGCCGCTGGGGTCGCGGTTCGGGTGCCAGGTCGGGTATACCTTGCCGTCCGGCCCGTACATCCAGTAGCGGGCGTGGATCTCGACCGAGCATTCGCCGGCCCGCGGCTGGTACCCCCTCTCGTTGGCGGTGGCGATCAGGGTGTACGCCCGGCTGGTGACAGCTCCGGCCGGCGGGAGCGCCGTGCCCCAGGTCGGGCTGCCCGGCGGTGCCGAGGTCGGCGGCGGGGTAGGCCCGGTGGTGGGGCTGGGGCCGGGCGAGCCGGTGCAGGTGGTGCCGTTCACGGCGAAGCTGGTCGGCACGGGGTTGCTGCCGTTCCAGGACCCGTTGAAGCCGAACGAGACGCTGGCTCCGGTGGCAATGCTGCCGTTGTAGCTGGCGTTGCGGGCGGTGACCGCTGCGCCGTTCTGCGACACGGTGGCGTTCCAGGCCTGGGTGACCCGCTGGTCGGCGGCGTAGCTCCAGGTGAGCGTCCAGGAGCTGATCGGGTCGCCGACGTTGGTGACCGTGACCGTGGCGGTGAAGCCGCCCTGCCACTGCGAACCGACTGTGTACAAGACACCGCAGCCGGCGGCGGCTGCCGCCGCGTTCGCGGAGACGGCGATGGCCGTGCCACTGGCGGCGACCACGGCTGTCACGGTCACGGCCGACCATAGCCTCGATCGGGGACGTTGTAGACGCATTGCTGGACCTCCAGGCGGTGGGTGGGGTGAATCGACGGAAACGTGGCGCCCCGGCGGGCGGCCGTGCCGGACGGCAGTACCGGGGCTGCCTGCTCGGGTCGAGCGCGAGCCGCACCGGTCACCCGTGCCGCCGGGAGGAACACCTGGAGGGGTGGCGTCGAATTGTGTTGATCGATCTAAATATTCGTTGCAGCCGGACCGCTGGCCGTGCCTGGTTGCCGCGCACGGCCAGCGGTCGTTCTGTGCGGTCTAGCCGGCGGTGCAGGAGGTGATCTGGGGTCGGGCGCTGGAGTTGCCGTTTGTCATGGTGGTGAAGCCGAAGGTGTTGCCGCTGCCGTTGGATCGCATGGTGAGCACGGTGCCGTTGCTGTTCAGGCTGGCGCTGCCGCTCCAGGTGGTGGTGATTCGTTGGGGTGCGTTGACGCTGACGACCACGGTCCAGGTGCTGGCGCCGTTGACCGTTACCGCGGTGTTGTACCGGTCGCCCCAGACCGTGCCTGGCGAGGTCTGCGCGGTGCAGCTACCGCCCGGCGGCGGAGTCGTGGGCGGCGGAGTCGTCGGAGGCGGGGTCGTGGGCGATGTGGTCGGCGGTGTGCTGGTGTTCAGGCCGAAGAAGCGGATCGCCTCGGCGGCGTTCACCGGGAGGTTGTGCGACACACCCTGCATGCTGATCGCCTCGACCGAGGCCTGTCCGCCACTGCCGCCGTACCGCGTGCGGGTGTAGCCGGACTGCGGCGTGTCGGTGAAGGTCGGCGTCTGGCTCAGCCCGTGCAGGTTGGTCCACTGCTTGATTTCTTCACCGAAGTTCGGATAGCGCAGCGTCTCGTCGTTCGTGCCGTGCCACAACTGCATACGTGGCCGCGCGCCGGTGTAGCCCGGGTAGGCATTGCGAACCAGGTCGCCCCACTGCTGGGCGGTACGGGTGATCTGGCCATTGGCGCACTGGCTGTTCCACGTCGAGCCGCCAGTCGTCGCGAAGCAGCCGAACGGCACACCCGCGAACGCGGCGCCGGCCTTGAACACGTCCGGGTAGAGCCCGAGCAGGACATTGGTCATCATCGCGCCGGACGAGGTGCCGGCGGCGAAGATGCGGTTGGGGTCGGCGTTGTAGCGCTGCTGCACGTAGCTAACCATCGACCTGATCGAGACCGGGTCGCTGCCGCCGTCGCGTCGCAGGGCTTGTGGGGAGTACACGTCGAAGCACTGGCCGCTGCGGGTCGCCGACGGGTAGATGACGATGAAGCCGTACTGGTCCGCCTGCTGGGCGAACTGGGTGCCGGAATAGTAGGCAGGCCCGCTGCCGGTGCAGTAGTGCACGGCCACGAGGATGCCCGGACTGGCTTGGACCCGGTCCGGCACGTACAGGTGCATGCGCAGGTTGCTCGGGTTGGTGCCGAAACCGGTGACCTCGGTGAGCGTGGCCGCGGATGCCGGTGGCGCGATGGTGAGCGTGGCGGCCACGAGCGCGGTCGCGAGGCCCGCCGCGCCGATCAGGAAACGTCTGAGTCTCATACGGTTGGTCCTTTCGAACCCTCGGATGGCTGGTGGCGGCGCTGGCCCCGCTGGCCGTGCGTGGTTGCCGCGCACGGCCAGCGGTCGTGCGGTCTAGCCGGCGGTGCAGGAAGTGATCTGGGGTCGGGCTCCGGAGTTGCCGTTTGTCATGGTGGTGAAGCCGAACGTGTTGCCGCTGCCGTTGGATCGCATGGTCAGCACGGTGCCGTTGCTGTTCAGGCTGGCGCTGCCGCTCCAGGTGGTGGTGATCCGTTGGGGTGCGTTGACGCTGACCACCACGGTCCAGGTGTTGGCGCCGTTGACCGTTACCGCGGTGTTGTACCGGTCGCCCCAGACCGTGCCTGGCGAGGTCTGCGCGGTGCAGCTACCGCCCGGCGGCGGAGTCGTGGGCGGCGGAGTCGTCGGAGGCGGGGTCGTGGGCGTGGGCGATGTGGTCGGCGGCGGGGTGGTGGGGTTGGGCGCGCCACTGTTCAGCGCGGCGAGCACCGCGTCGTACGCCGCCTTCTTGGTGCCACCACTGTTGAAGAGCAGCGGGCTCTCGCCGGAGCGCCACGAGTCCGAGTCGCGGATACCCCAGACCGTGATTCCGGTGCAGCGGGGCACGGCGAGGCAGTCGTTGGTCACGTTGCGATACGCGTCGGCGGGCGCGTTGCGAATGTCGAGTTCGGTGATGTGCACGTCGACGCCGAGGGCGGCGAAGCTGGAGAGCGTGGTGCGGAAGTTGCTGGGGTAGTTCGAGCCGCCGGTGAAGTGGGCCTGGAAGCCGACGCAGTCGATCGGCACGCCGCGAGACTTGAAGTCCTGGACCATCCGGTAGACGCCCTGGGTCTTGGCGGCGGTCCAGTTGTCGGTGTTGTAGTCGTTGTAGCAGAGCTGGGCGTCCGGGTCCGCCGCGTCAGCGGCCCGGAACGCGGCCTCGATCCAGTCGTTGCCAGTGCGCTGCAGGTTCGAGTCGCGACGGCCGCCGCCACTGCCGTCGGCGAACGCCTCGTTCACCACGTCCCACCAGGTGACCTGGCCCCGGAAATGGGTGGCGACCTGGGTGACGTGGTTGAGCATGGCCTGGCGCAGCGTGCTGCCGCTCAGGCTCTGCATCCAGCCGGGCTGCTGGGAGTGCCAGGCCAGGGTGTGCCCCCGGACCTGCATGCCACGGCTACGGGCGTGTTGCACGATCCGGTCCGCGTTGCCGTACGAGAACTGGCCCCGCTGCGGCTCCGTCGCGTCGATTTTCATCTCGTTCTCGGGCGTAACCTGGTTGAACTCGCGGTTCAGGATCGTCGTGTATGACCCGTCGCCGAGCTTGCCAGCGGCCACGGCGGTGCCGAAGAAACGGCCCCGCTCCGCGGCCGACGCACCCAGGGTGGTGGCGGCCTGCGCCGAACTGGTCACCACTACGGTGGCACCGGTAGCGAGCAACAGGCCCATGGCGCCCAGCAACAGCCGGGACGGCCGGAACCGTCTCAGCGATGCGCGCCGATGCGCTTCAACCGGTTGGTTCATCATCCTTGTATGCCTCTCTCGGGCGGCTTGACAGGATTCACGGGCTTAGGACCGCGGAGCATCGTTGGCCTTTGCTCCGCATTCGGATCTCCGAACCGGCGTGCGCTGGGATCGTCGGATCTCCCCTGCTGCCGGCCACCGCCGGCCGTGCGCGGTTGTCTGGAAGGGGCCGCGCACGGCCAGCGGTCGTGCGGTCTAGCCGGCGGTGCAGGAAGTGATCTGGGGTCGGGCTCCGGAGTTGCCGTTTGTCATGGTGGTGAAGCCGAACGTGTTGCCGCTGCCGTTGGATCGCATGGTCAGCACGGTGCCGTTGCTGTTCAGGCTGGCGCTGCCGCTCCAGGTGGTGGTGATCCGTTGGGGTGCGTTGACGCTGACCACCACGGTCCAGGTGCTGGCGCCGTTGACCGTTACCGCGGTGTTGTACCGGTCGCCCCAGACCGTGCCTGGTGAGGTCGACGCGGTGCAGCTACCGCCTGGCGGCGGAGTCGTCGGAGGCGGGGTGGTGGGCGGCGGGGTGGTGGGCGTGGGCGAAGTGGTCGGCGGCGGGGTGGTCGGTCCGTCGGTGAGGACCGGGGTCTGCCAGTCGCGCCACTCGGCCAGGTTGCCCTGCTTGCGGCTGGAGATCCGGATCGTGCCCGCAGCGTTGCCGGTCTTCAGTAGGTGCTTCTGGATGTTCTGCTGCAGCGGGGTTCGCCATTCGGAGCGGCTGGCGCAGTGGGTGCCGTCGGAGACGTCGGACCAGTAGGTGATGTTGTCCCCCGCTCCGAGGGCCTTGTAGATTTCGGCGCCGGCGAGGGCGGCGTTGCTGCCGGAGCGGGCCGCGAGCCAGTCGATGTGCGGGTTCTCCATGATGAACAAGCCCCGGGGTGCGACGAGGCCGATCACCTGATGGGTGTCGATCGGCAGTCCGCTCGGGTTGCCGGTGTAGGAGCTGAACGCGTCGCCGAGCCAGGGCTGCTCGCCGTAGGCGCTGGACAGCGGTTGCGAGCCGGATTCGCCGGGGATGCCGCGGAAGATCGGGGCACCGCCGGAGCCGGACTCGATCGGCATGGTCAGCGCGATCCGTTGGTCGAACGCGCCGATCACGAACGCGCCTTTGCCATAGCGCGAGCAGCCGGTCACCCCGGTCGCGTCGGGGCGCAGGACGGTGCCGCCGGCCTGTTCGATGACGTCGATGATCCGGGACACTCCCCAGGCCCAGGCCATCAGAATTCCGGTACTGCTGTTGGCGCCGTAGAGGGTGTAGAAGGCGCCCTGCTTGTTGTTGCGGGGGGTGCCCTCCCGTCCGACGGCGAGGGGGTCGTAGTTGATGACCGCGGCGCCGGCGTTGCGGATGGTGGCGGTGTCAGCGCCGAATCCACCCAGGACGACGACGGCTGGGAACGGGCCGGTGCCCGACGGCAGTTGGACGCTGGCGGAGAAGCTGGCGCTACGGCCCTGGTCGGAGACGTTCACCTGGATGCTCGTGCTTGAGACGGTGCCGCTCACGGTGGCCGGCTTCGGGGGCTTCTGCCCGTACACGGTCCGCTCGGCCAGTTCGCGGGTCTCGGC encodes:
- a CDS encoding glucuronyl esterase domain-containing protein; the protein is MTISPSRSKIRSAVIALAVAVLAVAGTAAVIGPTTPAHAAATVEDEGIDCPVPNTSVPASSRLPDPFRKLDGTRITSKTEWRCRRAETRELAERTVYGQKPPKPATVSGTVSSTSIQVNVSDQGRSASFSASVQLPSGTGPFPAVVVLGGFGADTATIRNAGAAVINYDPLAVGREGTPRNNKQGAFYTLYGANSSTGILMAWAWGVSRIIDVIEQAGGTVLRPDATGVTGCSRYGKGAFVIGAFDQRIALTMPIESGSGGAPIFRGIPGESGSQPLSSAYGEQPWLGDAFSSYTGNPSGLPIDTHQVIGLVAPRGLFIMENPHIDWLAARSGSNAALAGAEIYKALGAGDNITYWSDVSDGTHCASRSEWRTPLQQNIQKHLLKTGNAAGTIRISSRKQGNLAEWRDWQTPVLTDGPTTPPPTTSPTPTTPPPTTPPPTTPPPGGSCTASTSPGTVWGDRYNTAVTVNGASTWTVVVSVNAPQRITTTWSGSASLNSNGTVLTMRSNGSGNTFGFTTMTNGNSGARPQITSCTAG
- a CDS encoding endo-1,4-beta-xylanase, producing the protein MNQPVEAHRRASLRRFRPSRLLLGAMGLLLATGATVVVTSSAQAATTLGASAAERGRFFGTAVAAGKLGDGSYTTILNREFNQVTPENEMKIDATEPQRGQFSYGNADRIVQHARSRGMQVRGHTLAWHSQQPGWMQSLSGSTLRQAMLNHVTQVATHFRGQVTWWDVVNEAFADGSGGGRRDSNLQRTGNDWIEAAFRAADAADPDAQLCYNDYNTDNWTAAKTQGVYRMVQDFKSRGVPIDCVGFQAHFTGGSNYPSNFRTTLSSFAALGVDVHITELDIRNAPADAYRNVTNDCLAVPRCTGITVWGIRDSDSWRSGESPLLFNSGGTKKAAYDAVLAALNSGAPNPTTPPPTTSPTPTTPPPTTPPPTTPPPGGSCTAQTSPGTVWGDRYNTAVTVNGANTWTVVVSVNAPQRITTTWSGSASLNSNGTVLTMRSNGSGNTFGFTTMTNGNSGARPQITSCTAG
- a CDS encoding extracellular catalytic domain type 1 short-chain-length polyhydroxyalkanoate depolymerase; translation: MRLRRFLIGAAGLATALVAATLTIAPPASAATLTEVTGFGTNPSNLRMHLYVPDRVQASPGILVAVHYCTGSGPAYYSGTQFAQQADQYGFIVIYPSATRSGQCFDVYSPQALRRDGGSDPVSIRSMVSYVQQRYNADPNRIFAAGTSSGAMMTNVLLGLYPDVFKAGAAFAGVPFGCFATTGGSTWNSQCANGQITRTAQQWGDLVRNAYPGYTGARPRMQLWHGTNDETLRYPNFGEEIKQWTNLHGLSQTPTFTDTPQSGYTRTRYGGSGGQASVEAISMQGVSHNLPVNAAEAIRFFGLNTSTPPTTSPTTPPPTTPPPTTPPPGGSCTAQTSPGTVWGDRYNTAVTVNGASTWTVVVSVNAPQRITTTWSGSASLNSNGTVLTMRSNGSGNTFGFTTMTNGNSSARPQITSCTAG
- a CDS encoding cellulose-binding domain-containing protein encodes the protein MTVTAVVAASGTAIAVSANAAAAAAGCGVLYTVGSQWQGGFTATVTVTNVGDPISSWTLTWSYAADQRVTQAWNATVSQNGAAVTARNASYNGSIATGASVSFGFNGSWNGSNPVPTSFAVNGTTCTGSPGPSPTTGPTPPPTSAPPGSPTWGTALPPAGAVTSRAYTLIATANERGYQPRAGECSVEIHARYWMYGPDGKVYPTWHPNRDPSGCNFGHDHGDDPRPSDLYSTAGWPAFGYTSEVMLDSMPEHSHRHEDHVGHKVLTVNNVNVIQGDNGTSFFPPQGTTIATCDVLLKFHQGTHSPDAFTNNVHELLFNQRCSQTNGQVVEARYNAMIPLGRAGGFSPSECPGFGGQFINVAPPVPADSPSETRSLGRLITEPGCVQAIREGRTHNDPLSPTPVPFTVSDMDDFWFSDVQVTGSGLTFRLAPLFYVVNPSRYYDPTKPNNLGRIVDLCYTNLAGGDYCNQARQAGQNLAWDDPRSPFKGTLREYRPGTFMVRNTGPTTVYTDVYGRNASSTPFAGSIQQYFSGNQSSTQLYVRGATRDYAANGVHAPN